TAGCATGGGCAATGTATTCGATTCCATATTTTATTGTTTCCTTACGAGATAATCTACGGACAGCATATGCTTCTGCATCGGCAATAACGATTTTAACATGAGCACCAAGTTCTTGGAGAAACCTAAGCTCCTCGATCACCATTAAATGGCCTAGATGAGTATGTCCACTAGGCATAAAACCTGTTAGAACAGCTACTTTTTCCCCATTCCTAAGGGCTTGAAGCCATTTATCGAAGTCTCTGTGTCCGAACACTATTTTTCTATCAAAGAAATAATGTTTCTTTGGCAGCAAAGGTGTTGCTTTATCTATTGGTTCTATGCCGAATTGTTTAAATAGTTTATCATATTCTTTAATTGCAAAATGACCCCATGGATCAAGTTTAATCGTCATTTTTCATGCCCCATTTAGTCTTTTAAAATGGTATTTTACTGTGTGAATATATAGATTGTTTTCCTTCACAAATATTTTATATGGGCTCCAAATAACCCTATTAATTATTGAACCATAGATATTGCCTGATCTATCATTAGCTATACCTAGATCGACACCCATAAAATATGCTTTCTCACCTTCCCTTATGATTAGGGGTTTTTGTTTTACAGCATAATAACCATTAATAATTGTCATTTCAAGAAATATCTTGGGATCAATATCTTTATAGATCGTTTCCAACAATAATGTATCAACCCATACATCGGGATGGAAACAGCCAGCATTATCTGTTCCAACAGCTACTTTGACCCCATATTTTAATGCTTTATCTATACGAGGCAGTTTCCCGGTAAACCATAAGTTGCTTCTGGGATTCACAACTAATACGATGTCTTCATCTGCTAGGAGCTTATACTCCCAGTCTTCTAGGTAAACACCATGAACTATATGTGGTGGTTTAACTCTATAATTTAATAAATAATGTAGACTACCATGTTCTTCCATAGTTTTAGTCTCTGATACATGTGCTGATACTATTTTATCATTGGAGATTTGCGCATATTCGATCACTACCCAGGATGGGAGTTTGAGCGGGTTTGATATGCCTATTCCATCACAGTTTTTTAGAACATACCCTATTTCTTCCAGATCATATCTTGTTGGACGGGATAAACCAATATATTTTACTCCGTATCCTGATAATTCTTCTCTGAACTCGTTGCATCTCCAAAAGTGTTCTTGGTAATCAACAACTATACTGTATTGAGCCATGACATATGCTAATTCTTTGGGTAGTATAGGGTTTTTTATGAGCTGTATTAATGGATGTTTTACTCCTTTTGATCCAGCATATGTGCTTAGATTATAGCCTATACAATGCTCTGGAACCCTGTAATCGTTTAAATGAGTATGGGCATTAACTGGAAGAGGCAGTACAGCTCCTACAGTGTAATCAGCGTCTCTTCTGAAACCATGGTTAATTTCTTTTATAACTCCATTCTCTACAACAATATGGCTCTTACCAATATCTTCTAGTTCGTATCCGTAGAGTAAATGATAAGTATTAATAATTAATTGGCTCAGTGCCGGAGACCCCTTCTTCACCTTTCCGGCTGGACTAGGATTCTTCATCGCCCTACACTCATTGTCTATAATCAACTTATTTATACTTGTAAAGTAATATTTGAGTTTACGAAATATATTAGTGATGGAGGATAAATCTTGGTTAGCTGGCTCGATATTAGAAATGCATTGTTAAATGGTAAGCCCGTATTAATCTTTGATAGTATTGAGAGGGAAGCTGAAACAGACATGGTTTTCTATGCTGGAATAATTGATTATAAGAAAATAGCTTATTTGAGGAAATATGCTGGCGGACAAATATGTTTTGTATCGGGCGGATTATTCAGGGAAGCCCTGGATCTGCCGTTTCTCCAAGACTTAATAATTAAGTATCCAAGCATAAGAGTGCTAGCCACGAGGAAACCAAGATACGGTGACCCCCCTGCCTTCAATATATGGTTAAACCATATAGCCACGAAAACTGGGATAAGCGATTATGATAAAGCATTAACTATTAAGACATTGTCTGAAATAGCATCATTGATCTATAAGGGTTATATGGAGGAAGCTAGAGATAGGTTTCTCAAAGAATTCTATGCTCCAGGCCATGTTCCAGTTCTTACATCGAGAGGATTAGCTAATAGGAGAGGACATACAGAATTATCTGTTGCTTTATCGTTAATCACAGGTTTAACCCCATCTATGGTTATAGCTGAAATGCTTGATGAAGGGCAGAGTTTATCCTATGAAGATGCTAAGAGATTCGCAACTAGGAATGGTTTATTCTTTATAGATGGAGTAGACATTGTTGCAGAAGCGGAGAAGAGAGGGTTTTTGAATGATTAAAATAGGTGTGGTTGACACTACTTTTTCTCGAGTTGACATGGCTAAGTACGCGATCGAAGTTATAGAGGAGAATCTTCCAGAAGCAGAAATTATTCGCTACACTGTTCCCGGAATAAAAGATATACCTGTAGCTGCTAGGAAGCTGTTAATTGATGAAGGCTGTAATGCTGTATTAACGCTTGGATGGGTGGGTCCTGGACAGGTTGATAAATATAGTTATTTAGCTATGAGTGTGGGTTTGATAATGCTACAAATTATGACGGGCAAACACGTTATTGATGTAACTGTTCACGAGGACGAAGCAAGCGATCCAGATGAGCTTTACAACATAGCTGTTGATCGAGCAAGGAAACATGCTTTAAATCTTGTAATGCTAGTTAAATATGGTAGAGAAGCTTTAACACAATATGCTGGCAAGGGCCTTAGACAGGGCAGACCCGATGCGGGCCCGATAAAGGAATAAACCTATGTTGGTGGGAGATATTGGCTCGCATAGGAATAGTTGTATCCGAGTTCAACTATGACATTACTTATTTAATGCTTCAAAAAGCGCTTAGCCACGCTAAATTCTTAGGATTAGAAGTAACATATGTATTCAAAGTACCGGGAACATATGAAATTCCATTCGCGGTAGCAAGTCTATTAAAAAGAAATGATGTTGATGGAGTAGTAGCTTTAGGAGCTGTTATCAAGGGTGCTACAAAACACGATGAACTGGTAGCTGGTCAAACGGCTAGGAAACTAATGGATTTAATGATACAATACGGTAAACCAGTAGGGTTAGGAATAATAGGTCCTGGAGCAACACGTATGCAGGCTCTGGAGAGAGTGGAAGATTATGCTAGAAGAGCTGTTGAAGCAGTTGCTAAAATGATCAATAGATCTAGAAGTTTGGAAGAAAAGAAATTCACTAGTGAAACAGTTTTCATAGAATAATATTCAAGGCTTTCTTAAAATAAGTGGGGTATCATGAGTGCCTAGGATCACAGTGATAAGGTTATTGAAATATCGTAAATGGACAGAAGAATTAGGTTATGATAGAGAATGGATTATACAGAAAAAACAAGCTAGAACATATGATATTCTACAAACACTTTTCTCCAAGAAAAATGGGTTCGTGGTTCCCCTAAGATATGATCACTACTTAGCTCTTAGCAATGGAATAGATAAGGAGACTCACCAAGAAATACTTACCGAAATAGATCCTGTAACGCCTTATGGAGTAAAAATTGTTTCAATCGCTCATAAATATCCTGCAATAGGACAATTAATAGCATCTCGCCTATTAGAGGAGAAGCCAGGCAAGATCATATATTTAGATGGTGTGGAAGATGAAAATGTAGTTGTACATATTGATTTCAACAGTGTTACCATGTATACTGAGATGACGAGTATTTTTGAATCATATATGAGGATCCTTGAACTATATGATATAGTTACAAAATATGTGTTTCAACTTGGCGGTATAACTAGTTATCTTGGCGGGGACAATATGTTGGCTGTAGTTCCCGAAAATAAATTGGATGAACTACTTGAACTAATACCTTCTTATCTCAAAGCAGGTGTTGGATTATCATATGTGCCGAGAAAAGCACTTCTTCTAGCCTCAAAAGCATTAACGATTATTAGAAGCGGCAAGGTAGATAAGAGATTTCTTATTCTCCGAGACGAAGACGTATGAATTCATATAATAATAAAGTTGCTGAGATGATTGGGCCTAAATAATATATATATGCTAAAGCCTCGGCTTCTCCGCCGCCACTATGTGGTGGGTTGAAGTAGCTTGTTGATAAATTACTTGTGTTTGTTGAAAACAAGGTATTTGATGCTGTTGATGTGTTTTTGCCTATCGAATACTTTGTCGTTATAGTTGTCGTAGTTGTTGTAGTTGATGTATGGTTTGGTTTGGTTAAGATACTTAAATATATGGTTTTAAATAATGTAGTGCTTTTACCAGATGGATCTACTGCTGTAATATTTAAGATCAAGGTTTTATTTGTCTCATTTATTATTCCGGAAGAAGATACATTATATATGGATATCGTAGTAGAACCATTTGTTTTGAAACCTGCTAGATAAATTTTAAATGGTTCTTGTTCTTTTTCTTTTGGATAATAATATTTTACGTATAGCCTAGTATCTTCCGTATTCACTCCGTCGCATATGTTAATTGTAAGTAGTATTTTATAGAAATATTCATGGTTTATTTTTCGAATAGAATATGTTGATCTTTCAACACTAACTATTGGATTATGTGTATCAACTATTATTTTCTTTTCCTCGATAATTTCCTGATTAAATCTTATAGTTATGCTGTGTTTTTCCATCGTGTTAAGTTGTAGAACATAGTTTTGCAACGTATTATTATTGAGGAGGAGATAATGATTATCTATTACGCCATTGATCAATATTTGTGTTGTTGCTGTATTATTTTCTAAAAGCATAGTTTGATTGTTTCCAAATACATAGAGGAGCTTATATGTAATACTAGCGGGTTCCAAGTATTCATTGTATATATTAATGCTTGTTTTAAATATTGTATAATTTAATGTTATTGTTATGTTTTCGTTATCAACATTGATTTTTCCACTATATATTTCGCCGTAGATCCAATAATATACTTTTATATATACAGTTTTAGTGATTGCATTGTATTCCGTGGTTATCGTTGCAACGCCGTCATTATTGGTTTTGCCAGTGTATTCATGTGTAGAATAAATAGTTGGCTTAACAATTATTTCGGCATTGGGTAGTGGTTTATTATCTAGTAAACTTAGCTTTATGTGAAGTGTGATCACATCTTCCATGTTCCAATATAATGCGAAGCTTATAATAGGCGAATTCATAATTATGAGCATAAATATCATTATGACCGATATTAAGTTTTTAAAGATCGATGTTCTATGATCAGCATTGTTGATCAGCATATATCATCACATATATTATTTACTGTACACTTATAAATAACATTTATAGATCTATTGGCGATCTTAGTTGTTCCGAGAATATAATCATATTAATAAGTATAGGAGTAATAAGGTTTTGATAACATAGTTAATAATAATGATGAATGGTATTACCGGCGACCAATGAGTAGGGATGAGCGAGCCCCTGATCTGATCTCATATGTGAGGTGAGGGGGATCTATCCATGATTAAAGGTGGATGGATCATTGTATTCATTACTGCAAGCGATCCAGGTGAAGCTGAGAGGATTGCTGAAGGGATTGTTAAGGAAAAACTAGGTGCTTGTGTAAACATCGTGGATAAGATTCATAGTATTTACTGGTGGCAAGGCAAAATTGAGAAGGGAGACGAGTCTTTATTGATTATAAAGACTAGGGGTTCAGCCTACGTAGGTTTTGGTAGACCCACATAGGCTTTCATCCCCCATATCTTATCCCCTTGCCCCCGACTACGGGAGCCCTGCATCAGGATCTAAGGACTCCCCTCATCGAAGACAGGTTCATCTAAAAGGCTCATCCCCCTCGCCTTCTCATCAGGGTCGATTTTGGAGTTGATTAGTGTGTATAGGGTTCTCCCCAAGATGAGGATGACAATACCGAAGGAAGTAGCTGAGAAAATGGGGTTGAAGGTAGGAGATAAGTTAGTAGTGTACTTTGACAACAAGAAGCAGAGGATGGTTGTTGAGAAGTGGAGGAAAGGGTGACTATTAGAGGGAGGCTGATTCTGAACTCAATTGTTGATAAGGCATGGTTGCTTCTACTTATGAGAAATTTCAGGGATGCTGTGGAGTATGCACATAATTTATTAAGGAAGAATGTTAGTGAGAATGATATAGTGAAGCTACTGGCATCGAGAATCCTAAGCAACGCTCACTACTCCTACTCTGCACTGCAGAGAGCAAAGATGTATAGACAACAACCCTATCTTAAACTGAAAAAACCTCAACTATTCTCTATTGGGAAGAGGAATGAGAAGGGAAATAGAAATATCAGGTTCTTATCAACTGATAGGGTTCAGATAAAAATCCCATCAGCAACTGGAAAGCATAGATGGATCACGGCTGGGGTAAGGTTTGGAAGAAAATATATTTCAACCATAAAGAAGTTGATAAACAATTCAATCCCATATGGAGCTGGAGTCTATATAAACTCTGGTCTTGAGCTACATGTGAATGTCCCATTGGAATTGTATACTGAGAAGCTGAAGGTGGGGAACAAGAATACGAAAAACGATAAAGGGTATATAGCATCATTCGATTTCAACTCTGACAGGATCTGCATGGTTATAGTTAGTAGAGAAGGCAGGATCCTCGATGTCAAAAACAAACATTTCCCAGAAGTTACTTCACCTGGCTATTCTGGAAGGAAGGCAAGAGATAAAAGGATGAAAGCACTAGCAGAGCTTGTGGATTATGCATACCACCACAACGTCACCGACTATGTTGCAGAGATTTTGAGCAGACCAAAGAAAAAGAGTAGAAGTAAAACGGGTAACAGGAAGTCCTCAAGATGGGCTTTAAGAGAATTCGTAACACATCTGAAAACATTAGTCGCAAGATATGGTGGAAAACCGCACTTCATAAACCCTGCCTATACATCTGTAGATGCAATACCGCTTAGCAAACAACTAGGACTCGATATTCACACAACATCAGCCTACCTCCTCGCAATAAGATTTATCAAAGGCTATGAAGAATTAT
This is a stretch of genomic DNA from Staphylothermus hellenicus DSM 12710. It encodes these proteins:
- the ribC gene encoding riboflavin synthase, with product MIKIGVVDTTFSRVDMAKYAIEVIEENLPEAEIIRYTVPGIKDIPVAARKLLIDEGCNAVLTLGWVGPGQVDKYSYLAMSVGLIMLQIMTGKHVIDVTVHEDEASDPDELYNIAVDRARKHALNLVMLVKYGREALTQYAGKGLRQGRPDAGPIKE
- a CDS encoding 3,4-dihydroxy-2-butanone-4-phosphate synthase; its protein translation is MVSWLDIRNALLNGKPVLIFDSIEREAETDMVFYAGIIDYKKIAYLRKYAGGQICFVSGGLFREALDLPFLQDLIIKYPSIRVLATRKPRYGDPPAFNIWLNHIATKTGISDYDKALTIKTLSEIASLIYKGYMEEARDRFLKEFYAPGHVPVLTSRGLANRRGHTELSVALSLITGLTPSMVIAEMLDEGQSLSYEDAKRFATRNGLFFIDGVDIVAEAEKRGFLND
- a CDS encoding GTP cyclohydrolase IIa, whose amino-acid sequence is MPRITVIRLLKYRKWTEELGYDREWIIQKKQARTYDILQTLFSKKNGFVVPLRYDHYLALSNGIDKETHQEILTEIDPVTPYGVKIVSIAHKYPAIGQLIASRLLEEKPGKIIYLDGVEDENVVVHIDFNSVTMYTEMTSIFESYMRILELYDIVTKYVFQLGGITSYLGGDNMLAVVPENKLDELLELIPSYLKAGVGLSYVPRKALLLASKALTIIRSGKVDKRFLILRDEDV
- a CDS encoding amidohydrolase family protein: MKNPSPAGKVKKGSPALSQLIINTYHLLYGYELEDIGKSHIVVENGVIKEINHGFRRDADYTVGAVLPLPVNAHTHLNDYRVPEHCIGYNLSTYAGSKGVKHPLIQLIKNPILPKELAYVMAQYSIVVDYQEHFWRCNEFREELSGYGVKYIGLSRPTRYDLEEIGYVLKNCDGIGISNPLKLPSWVVIEYAQISNDKIVSAHVSETKTMEEHGSLHYLLNYRVKPPHIVHGVYLEDWEYKLLADEDIVLVVNPRSNLWFTGKLPRIDKALKYGVKVAVGTDNAGCFHPDVWVDTLLLETIYKDIDPKIFLEMTIINGYYAVKQKPLIIREGEKAYFMGVDLGIANDRSGNIYGSIINRVIWSPYKIFVKENNLYIHTVKYHFKRLNGA
- the ribH gene encoding 6,7-dimethyl-8-ribityllumazine synthase, translating into MARIGIVVSEFNYDITYLMLQKALSHAKFLGLEVTYVFKVPGTYEIPFAVASLLKRNDVDGVVALGAVIKGATKHDELVAGQTARKLMDLMIQYGKPVGLGIIGPGATRMQALERVEDYARRAVEAVAKMINRSRSLEEKKFTSETVFIE
- the cutA gene encoding divalent-cation tolerance protein CutA: MIKGGWIIVFITASDPGEAERIAEGIVKEKLGACVNIVDKIHSIYWWQGKIEKGDESLLIIKTRGSAYVGFGRPT
- a CDS encoding AbrB/MazE/SpoVT family DNA-binding domain-containing protein; the encoded protein is MELISVYRVLPKMRMTIPKEVAEKMGLKVGDKLVVYFDNKKQRMVVEKWRKG